The window AATGCTCCAAACTTCTTGCTGTTGGTATCAGTTTTCTTAATTGCCTGGTACATCTAGAGTATATTTTTACCCATCCGTTGACACTTATATGCTGACAAAGATTAAAATTTAGGCTTTTATTATTTCGTAAAATGAGGCATAATTCTTTTAGGCCCCGTTTGGATTGTTGTTTGCTCCTAAATACCATTGATAGACCTTGAGCCGTCATTTTTATTCCGGACAAAAATTATTTTACGGCCGGTATATACACTTGTAAATTAAATCCAGGTGAAAATGATTGGATCCAAGTATTATATAGCGACGTTTGTATTTGTATAATCTAGCTTAGTTCCATAGAACAGTCGGAGTTTTTGTAACAGAACCGTGCCCTGAAATTTAGCTGAAAATGATTGGATCCAAGTATATTTTTGTGCATGACATGACATATGCCTCAGGACTATCTACTCACTCTGCCCCAAAATATATAGTGCATATTAGATTTTTATAGTCCAACTTTGTAACCTTTAACCAAATTTATAGATGAAATTGTCGAACATCTAGAATACACTAgattcatcacaagatatatttgaTGTGGTAGCTATAGATATTTTTCTCTATAAACTCGGTCGAAGTCAGTGAAGCTCAACTTGAGAGAAAACCGGTCAACAAAGCGTGTATAATCATGAATAATCACGATGCGCTACAAAAAGGCAGCAATCAGTCCAACCACCTTCAGAAACAAGACATTCTGCTCTTTCTATGGCCACGTTcagtcaaatactccctccgtcccaaaattcttgtcttagatttgtccaaatgcggatgtatcaagtcacgttttagtattaggtacatccatatatagacaaatctaagacaagaattttgggacggagggagtacatcagacAGACAGGTGCCATAAAAAAGCGTTAGATAGAAAGCGAGCATTCACATATCCCAGGTAACATTGAAGATTAGAATAGACGCCAAAACGCTGGAACATCAATGGTCAACCCAGGGCAGGAGAAATTTCGGTGAACATCGATTTGTCAACCAATGGCAGGAGCAGTTTCTTCTGGCCATATCCATACACTGATAGTAGGAATCTTCTTTCTTAGGTGTTCTCATTGAATGCGTGGCCGCACTCCGGGCACTCGTAGAAGATAGTCTGCCCCTCATCCGCTGACCGAAGCTGCAATTGCACGTCAAGAAGGTCGGTAGGATTCAGAACTAGAAAGAGAAAATCATAACTAAAGCTGAAGGTCAGCAAATAACCTGCTTCGTGTAATATTCGAGTTCATGATGGTTGCATTCTGGACAGGCTCGCTCTGTCTAAAGGCAGAAGAGGATATATGTGAAACGCTCAAGGTATCCATCCATCCACCCAAAAAGTAATAACCAGGGGGAAAAGGCAAATAATTTAGCTTACCAGGGATCTTTGCACGATTATGTCCATATTTGGCGCCGATTCAAGAACCACAAACGGTTTCATCTTTAGCTCTCTTCTAATATCCTGTCAACAACATATACAATTCAAAATCAAGCACGTGTTGCTAAAATAGAAACTTGTGTTGCCTGGTAAAAGAATCTGCACATGCCAAGCTAGCAGGATCTAGAATCAACAGGTATCTTATACTAGACCCCAAAATCAAAAATTGTTAAAGTATAACAGTTCTTGGGTAAGCTTACACACGCCGAGCTAGATAACCATCAGTTCTTAATTTATGGAATTCATTCCCTCAACAGGTATCTTATGCTAGACCCTAAGATCAAAATTGTCAAAGTATAACAGTTCTAGGGTAAGCTTACACATCCCGAGCTAGAAAATCATCAATTCTTAATGTATGgaatttgttccatttaattaattaaGCTAATTCATGCATTCCAAAAGACTGAACAATTTTCTCAAGTCCAGCAGTAGCTTGGCAGGACCAGTGTATTCCTTCAAGAAACACGACACTGCAATCTAATTAGCGCAGTATATAAGCCATCCTGCACACCTAGTTCTTCGCCTGGAACCATTGGTTGATTTTGACAGAGAGAGAGGGG is drawn from Triticum dicoccoides isolate Atlit2015 ecotype Zavitan chromosome 4A, WEW_v2.0, whole genome shotgun sequence and contains these coding sequences:
- the LOC119289186 gene encoding DNA-directed RNA polymerase I subunit RPA12-like; amino-acid sequence: MAFWQARDFLFCGVCGTLLDFNSHRYASCPLCGFKRKAKDIEGKETRYAVTAEDIRRELKMKPFVVLESAPNMDIIVQRSLTERACPECNHHELEYYTKQLRSADEGQTIFYECPECGHAFNENT